Proteins encoded together in one Ferroglobus placidus DSM 10642 window:
- a CDS encoding reductive dehalogenase, whose translation MIVKIWENHPWLIDTDKFKRFNQKYTMFSRTGWDKKVKEMARKSVESVVRNIKYGKRSSLLDYAFMSAGWWVAIKGAPFQMDYGDGGLISWKSDISPIFSIASPFWNEKLSEFRKKFREDAEKNPEKLTRVVKKVAKYFGADLVGVAEFDERWVYSARVLNPRYHIGKEFIEESLELPEVRYCIVLAIKEDYEMQSTADGGVSMGDIAFGYSKMAIVAGSLAEFLRALGFTAIPSGNDLALSIPYAISAGLGEYSRMGLLITKKFGPRVRLAKVFTDTPLKADKPVRFGVYEFCLKCKKCAEKCPAKAIPFEDPSWKRKTISNIEGIYKWHVDVEKCFEYWCKSGNLGCGVCVRVCPYNKPSGRTYFIHAFFREYIVPIVGGKVAKIFDDLLGYGKRKSSSEWWNS comes from the coding sequence ATGATAGTGAAAATTTGGGAAAATCATCCCTGGTTGATAGATACTGATAAGTTTAAAAGATTTAATCAGAAGTATACTATGTTCAGTAGAACTGGCTGGGATAAGAAAGTAAAAGAAATGGCAAGAAAAAGCGTTGAGAGTGTCGTGAGAAACATAAAATATGGAAAACGCTCATCTCTTCTTGATTACGCTTTTATGTCTGCTGGTTGGTGGGTTGCGATAAAAGGTGCTCCTTTTCAGATGGATTACGGAGATGGCGGACTGATAAGTTGGAAGAGTGACATTTCACCGATATTTTCGATAGCTTCTCCTTTCTGGAACGAAAAATTAAGTGAATTCAGGAAAAAGTTTAGAGAAGATGCTGAGAAAAATCCGGAAAAACTCACCAGAGTTGTAAAGAAAGTTGCAAAGTATTTCGGAGCAGATCTTGTCGGTGTAGCCGAATTTGACGAAAGGTGGGTGTATTCGGCAAGAGTGCTTAATCCGAGATATCATATCGGGAAGGAATTTATTGAAGAGTCTCTGGAACTGCCAGAAGTTAGGTACTGCATAGTGCTCGCTATCAAAGAGGATTATGAAATGCAATCTACAGCCGACGGTGGAGTTTCAATGGGAGACATAGCCTTTGGATATTCAAAAATGGCTATTGTAGCCGGAAGTCTTGCCGAATTTCTCAGAGCGTTAGGTTTTACAGCTATCCCAAGCGGTAACGACCTGGCGTTAAGCATCCCATACGCTATTTCCGCCGGACTTGGAGAATATAGTAGAATGGGCTTACTTATAACTAAAAAGTTCGGTCCTCGAGTTAGACTCGCTAAGGTTTTCACTGACACCCCCCTCAAAGCTGATAAACCCGTAAGATTTGGTGTTTACGAATTTTGCTTGAAGTGTAAAAAATGTGCTGAGAAATGCCCGGCTAAGGCGATTCCCTTCGAAGATCCGAGTTGGAAAAGAAAAACTATAAGCAACATTGAAGGAATTTACAAGTGGCATGTGGATGTTGAAAAATGCTTCGAATACTGGTGTAAGTCTGGAAATCTGGGATGTGGAGTTTGCGTAAGGGTTTGTCCATACAACAAACCCTCAGGAAGAACTTATTTTATCCACGCATTTTTCAGAGAATATATTGTTCCGATTGTTGGTGGTAAAGTTGCTAAAATCTTCGACGATTTGCTTGGATACGGGAAGAGGAAATCCTCTTCCGAGTGGTGGAATTCGTGA
- a CDS encoding L-2-amino-thiazoline-4-carboxylic acid hydrolase — MSQAEKDLKVMWNICRDFFYKWRSVVEEEFGREKARELVKKFWEKVGEGTAELYKEHGVNPESLSEIAKAIARSSEIMGERVEIIEKGDRVIVRHTSCPWFDWAKRFGLEEEDKEGCDIWFKVTVEKMNPRAKVESTKSFAAGDDFCERIIYFK, encoded by the coding sequence ATGTCTCAAGCTGAGAAGGATCTAAAAGTTATGTGGAACATTTGCCGAGACTTCTTTTACAAATGGAGATCAGTTGTTGAGGAGGAATTCGGTAGAGAGAAGGCAAGAGAGCTCGTGAAAAAGTTCTGGGAAAAAGTTGGAGAGGGTACTGCAGAACTATACAAAGAGCACGGAGTAAATCCGGAAAGTCTCAGTGAGATAGCTAAAGCAATAGCGAGAAGCAGTGAAATCATGGGAGAAAGAGTGGAAATAATAGAAAAAGGAGATAGAGTTATCGTCAGACATACCTCATGCCCTTGGTTCGACTGGGCTAAGAGGTTCGGATTGGAGGAGGAGGATAAAGAAGGATGTGATATCTGGTTTAAAGTGACTGTAGAGAAGATGAACCCTAGAGCAAAGGTTGAATCAACGAAATCTTTCGCAGCTGGAGACGATTTTTGTGAGAGAATAATTTATTTTAAATAA
- a CDS encoding Zn-ribbon domain-containing OB-fold protein, producing MKIMEVPPRYPNFEQTAIKKFWDSLKEKKLLATKCSECGKIEFPPKIVCTSCYSDKMEWTELPKRGRIYSFTEMHVVPTGFKPPLTVAVVELENGVRLFSYVVNARFEELNVGDEVEIDFQEINWYDYKKHPYFVFRKI from the coding sequence ATGAAAATTATGGAAGTACCTCCTCGCTATCCGAACTTTGAACAGACTGCCATAAAGAAGTTCTGGGATTCTTTAAAAGAAAAAAAGCTTCTTGCTACAAAATGCTCAGAATGCGGAAAAATAGAATTTCCTCCGAAAATCGTGTGTACCTCTTGTTACTCGGACAAGATGGAGTGGACCGAACTGCCTAAGAGGGGAAGAATCTACTCTTTTACAGAAATGCATGTCGTACCAACGGGTTTCAAGCCTCCTTTGACGGTTGCTGTTGTGGAGCTGGAAAACGGAGTGAGGCTGTTTAGCTACGTAGTTAATGCAAGATTCGAAGAGCTGAACGTTGGAGATGAGGTCGAGATAGATTTTCAGGAGATAAACTGGTACGACTACAAAAAACATCCGTACTTCGTTTTTAGAAAAATATGA
- a CDS encoding 3-hydroxyacyl-CoA dehydrogenase family protein: MDINEICVVGAGTMGHGIAQVAAMHGYDVVMVDIKQEIIDSAFEKIKASLNKLAEKGKFDANKIDDVLERIKGTTKLEDAKNSDFVIESVPEVMEIKQDVFRKLDEICHREAIFTSNTSALSITEMASVTKRKDKFAGMHWFNPPQIMKLIEVIKTIDTSEETLNTVVNLAKEFGKEVVICKDSVGFIVSRALQAFVTECIRILEEGVASAEDIDKAIKLGLNHPMGPFELLDFTNGIPVIFHAGEVMRKVYGERFTVPQTVRMLYYSGRHGRKSGRGFYDYTKGEKE, from the coding sequence ATGGATATCAACGAAATTTGCGTAGTTGGGGCTGGGACAATGGGACATGGAATCGCTCAAGTAGCTGCGATGCATGGCTACGATGTCGTTATGGTGGATATAAAGCAAGAGATAATTGACAGCGCCTTTGAAAAGATAAAAGCAAGTTTAAATAAGTTGGCTGAAAAGGGAAAATTCGACGCAAATAAGATAGATGACGTTTTGGAGAGAATAAAGGGGACGACAAAGCTTGAAGATGCGAAGAATTCCGATTTCGTAATAGAGTCTGTTCCGGAAGTAATGGAAATTAAACAGGATGTTTTTAGAAAGCTCGATGAGATATGTCACAGAGAAGCTATTTTCACCTCCAACACTTCGGCTTTAAGCATAACGGAGATGGCTTCAGTTACGAAGAGAAAGGACAAGTTTGCCGGAATGCACTGGTTCAATCCCCCGCAGATAATGAAGCTGATAGAAGTGATAAAAACGATAGATACTTCCGAAGAAACTCTCAACACCGTCGTAAACTTAGCAAAAGAGTTCGGAAAAGAAGTGGTGATTTGCAAGGATTCCGTCGGCTTTATAGTTAGCAGAGCTCTTCAGGCTTTCGTTACCGAATGTATCCGAATTCTCGAAGAGGGCGTAGCTTCGGCAGAAGATATTGATAAAGCAATAAAGCTCGGATTGAACCATCCGATGGGTCCTTTTGAACTTCTTGACTTCACGAACGGAATCCCAGTGATATTTCATGCGGGAGAAGTTATGAGGAAGGTTTATGGAGAGAGATTCACTGTTCCTCAGACGGTCAGAATGCTCTACTATTCAGGCAGACATGGAAGGAAAAGCGGAAGAGGTTTTTACGACTACACCAAGGGTGAAAAGGAATGA
- a CDS encoding thiolase domain-containing protein, with product MSDVAIVGAGTTKYGKHLDKSATDLAQLAVKEAIESAENISIEDFDGFVLSSQNPEILQKQGNSVNHFSEFLGIKAKFATRVEGACVSGSMGLITGYMAVKSGLVDLCLVVGVEKCYELPSSSDIMAAFSYVIDRDWEAALGSNAPMGFAMFATRHMSIYGTKEEQLAMVAVKNRKFASKNPKAHFQKPITIEDVLNSRPISKPLKLLDCCPVSDGASAVILTRKELAKNYTDTPVYIKGFGQYLINENVISSISDLTEFTALKIAAREAYKRAKIEPKDVDVAEVHDCFTIAEILEIEALGFCNKGEGGRFVEEGETDLGGKIPVNTGGGLLSRGHPIGATGICQAGIIFEQLRGEAPKGRAVDAEIGLTQNLGGWGTSQAVIIYSR from the coding sequence ATGAGTGATGTTGCAATAGTGGGAGCTGGGACAACCAAGTACGGAAAGCATCTTGACAAATCAGCAACCGACTTGGCGCAGCTAGCGGTAAAGGAGGCTATTGAAAGTGCCGAAAACATATCGATCGAAGACTTCGACGGCTTTGTTCTCAGCTCCCAGAATCCAGAGATCCTTCAAAAGCAGGGAAATTCGGTAAACCACTTCTCTGAATTTCTAGGGATTAAAGCGAAGTTTGCCACTCGTGTCGAAGGGGCTTGTGTAAGTGGAAGCATGGGGCTAATTACGGGCTACATGGCTGTAAAATCGGGGCTTGTAGATCTTTGCTTGGTTGTAGGTGTTGAGAAGTGTTACGAGCTCCCCTCAAGCTCAGACATAATGGCAGCTTTTTCTTACGTTATAGACAGAGACTGGGAGGCAGCCTTAGGTTCTAACGCACCGATGGGTTTTGCTATGTTTGCAACGAGACATATGAGTATTTACGGAACAAAAGAGGAACAACTTGCAATGGTAGCTGTGAAGAACAGAAAATTCGCTTCGAAAAATCCGAAAGCCCATTTTCAAAAACCTATAACGATCGAAGACGTTTTAAATTCCCGACCAATTTCCAAACCTCTCAAGCTTCTCGATTGCTGTCCAGTGAGTGATGGAGCTTCGGCGGTGATTTTAACGAGAAAAGAACTCGCTAAGAATTACACTGATACGCCAGTCTATATAAAAGGGTTCGGGCAGTATCTAATCAATGAGAATGTTATAAGCAGCATTTCAGATCTGACGGAATTTACAGCTCTGAAGATCGCTGCAAGAGAAGCATACAAACGAGCAAAAATAGAGCCGAAGGATGTAGATGTTGCAGAAGTGCACGACTGCTTTACAATAGCTGAAATCCTTGAGATAGAAGCGTTGGGTTTCTGCAATAAGGGAGAGGGTGGGAGGTTTGTAGAAGAGGGAGAGACTGACTTGGGCGGAAAAATTCCAGTAAATACTGGAGGAGGTTTGCTTTCGAGGGGACATCCAATAGGTGCAACTGGGATTTGTCAAGCGGGAATAATCTTCGAGCAGCTGAGAGGAGAGGCTCCAAAAGGAAGAGCCGTTGATGCGGAAATTGGACTAACCCAAAATCTCGGAGGATGGGGTACGAGCCAGGCAGTCATAATTTATTCGAGGTGA